Proteins encoded in a region of the Streptomyces sp. NBC_01471 genome:
- a CDS encoding TVP38/TMEM64 family protein, translating into MLEPAARPSAGLTARCVRALASPWSRLSLLVVLLVAAATLMLLFQPQRLLAAGWPPQLSGISAVVLFSAAYGACTAAFVPRPLLNLAAGALFGGQVGLGAAVAGTVLGAGVSFGLGRLLGQSALRPMLRGRWLKAADGQLSRHGFRSMLALRLFPGVPFAAANYCAAVSRMGWLPFLLATGLGSVPNTAAYVVAGSQASSPTSPAFLISMGFIVVSGAGAAWIAWRKRHRLRGH; encoded by the coding sequence ATGCTGGAGCCCGCTGCCCGACCCTCCGCCGGCCTGACCGCGCGCTGCGTCAGGGCACTTGCCTCGCCGTGGTCCCGGCTCTCCCTGCTCGTGGTGCTCCTGGTGGCCGCGGCGACGCTGATGCTGCTCTTCCAGCCGCAGCGGCTGCTCGCCGCGGGCTGGCCGCCGCAGCTGAGCGGTATCTCGGCCGTCGTGCTGTTCTCCGCCGCGTACGGCGCGTGCACGGCCGCCTTCGTACCCCGGCCGCTGCTGAATCTCGCGGCGGGCGCCCTCTTCGGCGGACAGGTCGGGCTCGGCGCGGCCGTCGCCGGGACGGTGCTGGGGGCCGGTGTCTCCTTCGGCCTGGGCCGGCTGCTCGGACAGAGCGCGCTGCGGCCGATGCTGCGCGGGCGCTGGCTGAAGGCGGCCGACGGGCAGTTGAGCAGGCACGGCTTCCGTTCGATGCTCGCGCTGCGGCTCTTCCCCGGGGTGCCGTTCGCCGCCGCCAACTACTGCGCCGCGGTGTCCCGTATGGGGTGGCTGCCGTTCCTGCTGGCCACCGGTCTCGGATCGGTCCCGAACACGGCGGCGTACGTCGTCGCGGGCAGCCAGGCGTCGTCCCCCACCTCACCGGCCTTCCTGATCTCGATGGGTTTCATCGTG
- a CDS encoding phosphatidylinositol-specific phospholipase C — MTLTRRSLICSAAVTTTALVTGGGVARAATASRAITTTGSDIPADWMGALPDALSLLRMTIPGTHDSCCTDPANGTEWSHTQNWGIAEQLQRGVRFLDIRANGLQGRPDDAFGIYHAAYYQGITFDGVLEQCRDFLQQHPRETIVMRLKKENGTNNDVGARFKDILNVYLDTKGWRPWFLLADRVPSLGEARGRIVLVAQFDNDWPVLQWPGGDNDFLSNQWFSLQDIYQGLPLPSRKTAKVTQQFDNVTGDQSSALMYINFTSYAGGGWPKVNADAIMPGVQSYLNAKLSDRTHLGIVPMDFPDFHSDTLRTLVDWNWH; from the coding sequence ATGACACTGACCCGTCGCTCCCTCATATGCTCCGCCGCCGTCACCACCACCGCGCTCGTGACCGGCGGCGGTGTCGCGCGCGCCGCGACCGCCTCGCGGGCCATCACCACGACCGGCAGCGACATCCCCGCCGACTGGATGGGTGCGCTGCCCGACGCACTGTCCCTGCTCAGGATGACGATCCCCGGCACGCACGACTCCTGCTGCACCGATCCCGCCAACGGCACCGAGTGGTCGCACACCCAGAACTGGGGGATCGCCGAGCAACTCCAGCGCGGTGTGAGGTTCCTGGACATCCGGGCCAATGGTCTCCAGGGCCGGCCCGACGACGCGTTCGGGATCTACCACGCCGCGTACTACCAGGGCATCACCTTCGACGGGGTGCTGGAACAGTGCCGCGACTTCCTGCAGCAGCATCCGCGGGAGACGATCGTGATGCGGCTGAAGAAGGAGAACGGCACCAACAACGATGTCGGGGCGCGCTTCAAGGACATCCTGAACGTCTACCTCGACACCAAGGGCTGGCGCCCCTGGTTCCTCCTGGCCGACCGGGTCCCGTCGCTCGGCGAGGCGCGCGGGCGGATCGTCCTCGTCGCGCAGTTCGACAACGACTGGCCGGTCCTGCAGTGGCCGGGCGGCGACAACGACTTCCTGTCCAACCAGTGGTTCTCGCTCCAGGACATCTACCAGGGACTGCCCCTGCCGTCCCGGAAGACCGCGAAGGTCACCCAGCAGTTCGACAACGTCACGGGTGACCAGAGTTCGGCGCTGATGTACATCAACTTCACCAGCTACGCGGGAGGCGGCTGGCCCAAGGTCAACGCGGACGCGATCATGCCCGGAGTGCAGAGCTACCTGAACGCCAAGCTGTCGGACCGTACTCACCTCGGCATCGTCCCGATGGACTTCCCGGACTTCCACTCGGACACCTTGCGTACCCTCGTCGACTGGAACTGGCACTGA
- a CDS encoding spermidine synthase: protein MNEAIPVIRDVDQGTARLLPDVDRERAWLLTVDGAPQSYVDLDDPAYLEFEYARRLGHVVDCAARPGEPLDVVHLGGGALTLPRYVAALRPGSRQEVVEADRGLLALVAEVLPLPHGSGITVHAMDARAWLDGRPAASADVLIADVFGGSRVPAHLTSVEYARSAARVLRGGGVYAANLADGAPFDFLRTQIAAFSQAFAEVALVAEPSVLRGRRFGNAVLVASHTELDTSALSRRTASDAFPARVEHGASLARFTGGARPVTDAEAVASPVPPDGAFSIG, encoded by the coding sequence GTGAACGAGGCGATACCGGTGATCCGGGACGTGGACCAGGGCACCGCGCGACTGCTGCCCGACGTCGACCGGGAGCGGGCCTGGCTGCTGACGGTCGACGGCGCTCCGCAGTCGTACGTGGACCTGGACGACCCGGCGTACCTGGAGTTCGAGTACGCGCGCAGGCTCGGCCACGTCGTGGACTGCGCGGCCCGTCCGGGAGAACCGCTCGATGTCGTGCACCTCGGCGGGGGAGCCCTCACGCTGCCCCGCTATGTGGCCGCGCTCCGGCCGGGATCGCGGCAGGAGGTGGTGGAGGCGGACCGGGGACTGCTCGCCCTGGTCGCCGAGGTTCTGCCACTGCCGCACGGCTCGGGAATCACCGTCCACGCCATGGACGCGCGGGCCTGGCTGGACGGCCGGCCCGCCGCGTCCGCCGACGTACTGATCGCTGACGTCTTCGGTGGTTCCCGGGTGCCCGCCCACCTCACCTCCGTCGAGTACGCACGGTCGGCCGCCCGGGTGCTGCGCGGCGGCGGGGTCTACGCGGCGAACCTCGCCGACGGTGCGCCGTTCGACTTCCTGCGGACCCAGATCGCCGCCTTCTCACAGGCGTTCGCGGAGGTCGCACTCGTCGCCGAACCGTCCGTGCTGCGCGGCCGGCGCTTCGGCAACGCGGTCCTCGTCGCCTCGCACACCGAACTGGACACCTCGGCGCTGAGCCGCCGTACCGCCTCCGACGCCTTTCCGGCGCGGGTCGAGCACGGGGCGTCGCTGGCCCGGTTCACCGGGGGCGCCCGGCCGGTCACGGACGCGGAAGCGGTCGCCTCACCCGTGCCGCCCGACGGGGCTTTCAGCATCGGGTGA
- a CDS encoding MFS transporter produces MTTPAAAPAPSRRPAWAGRNYTLLTAAAVVTSLGSNGALIASAFAVLDSGGDSSDVGLLAAARTLPLVLFLLIGGALADRLPRHRVMVAANSLNCVSQAAFAVLVLTGHPPLWQMMVLTALCGTGQAFFSPASEGMLLSSVRGDEAGRAFAFYRMAMQGAGIGGAAVGGAMIAAIGPGWVLAVDAAAFAVAGSLRAFLDVSHIAPRAPGGGMLADLRDGWREVTGRPWLWSIILQFAVVNAVIGAAEAVYGPLVARDSLGGAGPWGLSLAAFGAGTVGGALIMTRWKPRRLLLTGTLCVFPLALPSAALAVPVPFAALVCVMFFSGVLVETFGVSWMTALHQEIPEDKFSRVSAYDWLGSLAMLPLATALAGPAEQAFGRTASLWGCAGLVALLTAAVLCVPDVRNLTRRSAADRTGDDLAASGTAAVDTAAGVLAPERVPGAAASPDAESPVGRHG; encoded by the coding sequence GTGACGACTCCTGCCGCCGCTCCCGCACCCTCCCGCCGCCCCGCCTGGGCCGGGCGCAATTACACCCTGCTCACGGCGGCCGCCGTGGTGACGAGCCTGGGCAGCAACGGAGCCCTGATCGCTTCGGCGTTCGCGGTGCTGGACTCGGGTGGCGACAGCAGCGACGTGGGCCTGCTCGCGGCGGCCCGTACGCTGCCGCTCGTCCTCTTCCTGCTGATCGGCGGAGCACTGGCCGACCGGCTGCCGCGCCACCGCGTGATGGTCGCGGCCAACTCCCTGAACTGCGTCTCCCAGGCCGCCTTCGCCGTTCTGGTCCTGACCGGGCACCCGCCGCTCTGGCAGATGATGGTGCTCACCGCGCTGTGCGGTACGGGCCAGGCGTTCTTCTCGCCCGCCTCCGAGGGCATGCTGCTGTCCAGCGTCCGGGGCGACGAGGCAGGCCGGGCCTTCGCGTTCTACCGGATGGCCATGCAGGGCGCGGGCATCGGTGGCGCCGCGGTGGGCGGCGCGATGATCGCCGCCATCGGTCCTGGCTGGGTGCTCGCCGTCGACGCGGCGGCCTTCGCCGTCGCCGGATCGCTCCGGGCCTTCCTCGACGTCAGCCATATCGCGCCGCGCGCACCGGGCGGCGGGATGCTCGCGGATCTGCGGGACGGCTGGCGCGAGGTCACCGGGCGGCCCTGGCTGTGGAGCATCATTCTGCAATTCGCCGTCGTCAACGCCGTCATCGGCGCTGCGGAGGCGGTGTACGGGCCGCTGGTCGCGCGGGATTCGCTGGGCGGCGCGGGCCCCTGGGGGCTGTCGCTCGCCGCCTTCGGCGCGGGCACGGTCGGCGGTGCGCTGATCATGACGCGCTGGAAACCGCGCCGGCTGCTGCTGACCGGGACGCTGTGCGTCTTCCCGCTGGCGCTGCCGTCGGCGGCGCTGGCCGTGCCGGTCCCGTTCGCCGCCCTGGTGTGCGTGATGTTCTTCAGCGGCGTGCTGGTCGAGACGTTCGGCGTCTCCTGGATGACGGCGCTGCACCAGGAGATCCCCGAGGACAAGTTCTCCCGGGTCTCCGCCTACGACTGGCTCGGCTCGCTCGCGATGCTCCCGCTGGCCACGGCGCTGGCGGGCCCCGCGGAGCAGGCGTTCGGGCGGACGGCCTCGCTGTGGGGGTGCGCGGGACTCGTTGCCCTGCTGACGGCCGCGGTGCTGTGCGTCCCCGACGTACGGAATCTGACGCGCCGGTCCGCCGCGGACCGGACGGGCGATGACCTCGCGGCTTCGGGTACGGCCGCGGTGGACACGGCGGCCGGTGTCCTCGCTCCGGAGCGCGTCCCCGGCGCCGCGGCGTCACCCGATGCTGAAAGCCCCGTCGGGCGGCACGGGTGA
- a CDS encoding DUF4442 domain-containing protein, giving the protein MSAGELLAATVPMARTLHLDFIETTPERAVVRLPDQADFHNHVGGPHAGAMFTLAESASGAIVIAAFGDQMTRAVPLAVRAEIDYKKLAMGDVTATATLGRPVADVVAELDAGERPEFPVHIAIRRADEAVTGEMTVVWTLRPNS; this is encoded by the coding sequence ATGTCCGCAGGTGAGCTGCTCGCTGCCACCGTGCCCATGGCCAGGACCCTCCACCTCGACTTCATCGAGACGACGCCGGAGCGTGCCGTCGTCCGGCTGCCGGACCAGGCCGACTTCCACAACCACGTCGGCGGACCGCACGCGGGCGCGATGTTCACGCTCGCGGAATCGGCGAGCGGTGCGATCGTCATCGCCGCCTTCGGCGACCAGATGACGCGTGCCGTGCCGCTCGCGGTCCGCGCCGAGATCGACTACAAGAAGCTCGCGATGGGCGACGTCACCGCGACCGCCACGCTGGGCCGGCCGGTGGCCGACGTGGTGGCGGAGCTGGACGCCGGGGAGCGCCCCGAGTTCCCGGTCCACATCGCGATCCGGCGCGCGGACGAGGCGGTCACCGGTGAGATGACGGTGGTCTGGACGCTGCGCCCCAACTCCTGA
- a CDS encoding DedA family protein, with protein MHIQAWLETIPAVSIYLLVGVVIGVESLGIPLPGEIVLVSAALLASQQGHIDPLVLGICASAGAVVGDSIGYAIGRKGGRPLIAWLGRKFPGHFSGANIAMAERSFEKWGMWAVFFGRFIALLRIFAGPLAGVLHMPYWKFLIANMLGGILWAGGTTAAVYYVGVVAESWFKNFSYAGLAAAAVLGVASMLVIKNRAKKAHAKAEAAAAETPDSVPAE; from the coding sequence TTGCACATCCAGGCGTGGCTGGAGACGATTCCGGCGGTAAGCATCTATCTCCTGGTCGGGGTGGTCATCGGGGTGGAGAGCCTCGGGATTCCGCTCCCGGGCGAGATCGTTCTGGTCAGCGCCGCGCTGCTGGCCTCGCAGCAGGGCCACATCGACCCGCTCGTGCTGGGCATCTGCGCCTCGGCGGGCGCCGTCGTGGGCGACTCGATCGGATACGCCATCGGGCGCAAGGGCGGCCGCCCGCTGATCGCCTGGCTCGGCCGCAAATTCCCCGGACACTTCAGCGGGGCCAACATCGCCATGGCGGAGCGGTCCTTCGAGAAGTGGGGCATGTGGGCGGTCTTCTTCGGCCGTTTCATCGCCCTGCTCCGTATCTTCGCGGGACCACTGGCCGGCGTACTGCACATGCCGTACTGGAAGTTCCTCATCGCCAACATGCTCGGCGGCATCCTCTGGGCCGGCGGCACGACCGCCGCCGTGTACTACGTGGGCGTCGTCGCCGAGTCGTGGTTCAAGAACTTCTCGTACGCGGGCCTGGCCGCGGCCGCCGTGCTCGGGGTGGCCTCGATGCTCGTCATCAAGAACCGGGCGAAGAAGGCGCACGCGAAGGCCGAAGCGGCTGCTGCCGAGACGCCGGACTCGGTGCCCGCCGAATAG
- a CDS encoding DUF190 domain-containing protein — MTGPSGTAALRATVFVGESDLWHHKPVYAEIVHRAHRAGLAGASVFRGIEGFGASALIHTQRLLSLSEDLPVAVVIVDTADRVRAFLPQLDELITEGMVTLEDCEVIHYPDR, encoded by the coding sequence ATGACCGGGCCGAGCGGCACCGCCGCCCTGCGGGCGACCGTCTTCGTCGGGGAATCCGACCTCTGGCACCACAAGCCCGTGTACGCGGAGATCGTGCACCGGGCGCACCGCGCGGGGCTGGCAGGCGCGAGTGTCTTCCGCGGCATCGAGGGCTTCGGCGCCTCCGCACTGATCCACACCCAGCGGCTGCTGTCGCTGAGCGAGGACCTGCCGGTGGCCGTGGTGATCGTGGACACCGCCGACCGGGTCCGGGCGTTCCTGCCCCAGCTCGACGAGCTGATCACCGAGGGCATGGTGACCCTCGAAGACTGCGAGGTCATCCACTACCCGGACCGGTGA
- a CDS encoding CrcB family protein yields MGADRTGGRPYGPVPGRTAPLPAARRARRARRARRHGPLLGPWPVLAVVSLGGATGASARYGAALLWPTAAGGFPWTTLLVNVVGCALIGVFMVVITDVWAAHRLVRPFFGTGVLGGFTTFSTCAVDVQRLVDGGHARTGLAYLGLTLLAALAAVWSAVWVTHRAVAWRQT; encoded by the coding sequence ATGGGTGCGGACCGCACAGGGGGCCGGCCGTACGGCCCGGTCCCGGGCCGTACGGCGCCGCTGCCCGCCGCACGGCGGGCACGGCGGGCACGGCGGGCACGGCGGCACGGTCCGCTGCTCGGCCCGTGGCCGGTACTGGCGGTGGTGTCCCTCGGCGGCGCCACCGGGGCGTCCGCCCGGTACGGCGCCGCACTGCTCTGGCCCACCGCGGCCGGCGGTTTCCCCTGGACGACGCTGCTGGTGAACGTCGTGGGGTGCGCCCTGATCGGGGTGTTCATGGTCGTGATCACCGATGTGTGGGCGGCGCACCGGCTGGTGCGCCCGTTCTTCGGCACCGGCGTGCTCGGCGGGTTCACCACGTTCTCCACCTGCGCGGTGGACGTCCAGCGGCTGGTGGACGGCGGCCATGCCCGTACCGGCCTGGCGTATCTCGGATTGACACTGCTCGCGGCCCTCGCGGCGGTGTGGAGCGCGGTGTGGGTGACACACCGCGCAGTCGCGTGGAGGCAGACATGA
- a CDS encoding gamma carbonic anhydrase family protein, with protein sequence MSEQSLISGVGGREPVVDPRSFTAPTSVVVGDVTLAAGSSVWYHTVLRADCGPIVIGADSNIQDNCTVHVDPGFPVTVGERVSVGHNAVLHGCTVEDDVLVGMGATVLNGAHIGAGSLIAAQALVPQGMRVPPGSLVAGVPAKVKRELTDEEREGIKLNAAMYLELVKGHREVG encoded by the coding sequence GTGTCGGAGCAGTCCTTGATCAGCGGTGTCGGCGGCCGGGAGCCGGTGGTCGACCCGCGGTCCTTCACGGCGCCGACGTCCGTCGTCGTCGGCGATGTGACGCTGGCCGCCGGTTCCAGCGTCTGGTACCACACGGTGCTGCGGGCCGACTGCGGGCCGATCGTGATCGGCGCGGACAGCAACATCCAGGACAACTGCACGGTCCATGTCGACCCCGGGTTCCCGGTCACGGTCGGCGAGCGGGTGTCGGTCGGCCACAACGCGGTACTGCACGGGTGCACGGTCGAGGACGACGTACTGGTCGGGATGGGCGCCACGGTCCTCAACGGCGCGCACATCGGCGCCGGTTCACTGATCGCCGCGCAGGCTCTCGTCCCCCAGGGCATGCGGGTGCCGCCGGGGTCGCTGGTCGCGGGGGTCCCGGCGAAGGTCAAGCGCGAGCTGACCGATGAGGAGCGTGAAGGCATCAAGCTCAACGCGGCGATGTACCTGGAGCTGGTGAAGGGGCACCGCGAGGTCGGCTGA
- a CDS encoding acyltransferase, translating into MARNRNTFSSLTSRALHSGWRWVQRTGAVTAERPGKLRFRRIGAGTRLAFPQGAVFGEPWIELGDHCVIGEQVTLTAGMMPDLDLGPEPILTLGDGVVLGRGSHVIADTRVTVGSDTYCGPYVYITSTNHSYDDPHEPVGKQWPRTEPVVIGPGCWLGTGAVILPGARLGRNVVVAAGAVVRGEVPDHSVVAGAPARIVRSWDAENGWQPPLRTPAPVPIPEGVTPEQLLALGSLEPDAS; encoded by the coding sequence GTGGCCCGGAACAGAAACACGTTCTCCTCGCTGACATCCCGTGCACTGCACTCCGGGTGGCGCTGGGTGCAGCGCACGGGCGCGGTGACGGCCGAGCGGCCCGGGAAGCTGCGCTTCCGCCGGATCGGCGCCGGGACGAGGCTCGCCTTTCCGCAGGGCGCCGTCTTCGGTGAGCCCTGGATCGAGCTGGGCGACCACTGCGTCATCGGTGAACAGGTCACGCTCACCGCAGGGATGATGCCCGATCTGGACCTCGGTCCCGAGCCGATCCTGACGCTGGGCGACGGTGTGGTGCTCGGGCGCGGCAGCCATGTCATCGCCGATACCAGGGTCACCGTCGGATCGGACACCTACTGCGGCCCGTACGTCTACATCACGTCCACGAACCACAGTTACGACGATCCGCACGAGCCCGTCGGCAAGCAGTGGCCGCGGACCGAACCCGTCGTGATCGGTCCCGGGTGCTGGCTCGGTACGGGGGCGGTGATCCTGCCGGGCGCCCGGCTCGGCCGCAATGTCGTGGTCGCCGCGGGTGCGGTCGTACGCGGTGAGGTGCCCGACCACTCGGTGGTCGCCGGAGCGCCGGCGCGGATCGTACGGAGCTGGGACGCGGAGAACGGGTGGCAGCCCCCGCTGCGTACGCCCGCTCCCGTCCCCATCCCGGAGGGCGTCACCCCGGAACAGCTGCTCGCCCTCGGCAGCCTGGAGCCGGACGCTTCCTGA
- a CDS encoding EamA family transporter encodes MTVGGLLTRRIPALTVVVVSQTVAVVVLGSVVVATGGWSEFGPQLWFAVAAGVVGPVAMLSFYKALALGPMGVVSPLGSLGVVVPAGVGLALGERPGIPQVAGIAVAVTGVVLAGGPELRGAPVQRRAVVLTLIAALGFGTEMSLIAEASTTVTGLFLALFVQRVANVTVSGTSLYVSVRRGARALPEGGGAGLVLRSMPALAFVGLADVAANGTYSLAAHSGPVTVAAVLASLYPVITALAAFGFLKERLRAVQAAGAGLALVGTVLLATG; translated from the coding sequence ATGACGGTCGGCGGGCTCCTCACCCGGCGGATTCCCGCCCTGACAGTGGTCGTCGTCTCACAGACGGTGGCCGTGGTGGTGCTCGGCTCGGTCGTGGTGGCCACCGGCGGCTGGAGCGAGTTCGGCCCGCAGCTCTGGTTCGCCGTGGCGGCCGGCGTGGTGGGGCCGGTGGCGATGCTCAGCTTCTACAAGGCCCTCGCACTCGGTCCAATGGGCGTGGTGTCACCGCTCGGCTCGCTCGGTGTCGTCGTCCCGGCCGGTGTCGGCCTGGCGCTCGGTGAACGGCCCGGCATCCCGCAGGTCGCCGGGATCGCGGTGGCCGTCACGGGCGTGGTGCTCGCGGGCGGACCCGAGCTGCGGGGAGCACCGGTGCAGCGGCGGGCGGTCGTACTGACGCTGATCGCCGCCCTGGGCTTCGGAACGGAGATGTCCCTGATCGCCGAGGCGTCCACCACCGTCACCGGCCTCTTCCTCGCCCTGTTCGTGCAGCGCGTCGCCAATGTCACGGTCAGCGGGACGTCCCTGTACGTATCGGTGCGGCGCGGGGCACGGGCACTGCCCGAGGGCGGCGGGGCGGGGCTGGTCCTGCGGTCGATGCCGGCCCTCGCCTTCGTCGGCCTCGCCGATGTGGCGGCCAACGGCACCTACTCGCTCGCCGCGCATTCGGGGCCGGTCACCGTCGCCGCCGTCCTCGCCTCCCTCTACCCGGTGATCACGGCGCTGGCCGCATTCGGATTCCTGAAGGAGCGGCTGCGTGCGGTGCAGGCAGCCGGAGCCGGGCTGGCGCTGGTGGGAACGGTGCTGCTCGCGACCGGTTGA
- a CDS encoding YbaK/EbsC family protein: MRAPIGTFDDVRHARDCLDLLTAPVADAVRQWAGDVPAQDLIYVDSDPDIADTAAFVAHYGPELLDVSANCVVVAGKRGGETSLAACLVLSRTRLDVNGAVRKQLGARKASFAPMDTATGETGMEHGGITPLGLPAAWPLLVDSAVVDLEWVLVGSGSRRGKLIVPGKTFAGLPGAVVIEGLGG, from the coding sequence ATGCGCGCTCCCATCGGTACTTTCGACGATGTCCGCCACGCCCGGGACTGCCTGGACCTGCTCACCGCACCGGTCGCGGACGCGGTGCGGCAGTGGGCGGGGGACGTCCCCGCCCAGGACCTGATCTACGTGGACAGCGACCCGGACATCGCCGACACCGCCGCCTTCGTGGCGCACTACGGGCCGGAGCTGCTCGACGTCTCGGCGAACTGCGTCGTCGTCGCGGGCAAGCGCGGCGGAGAGACCTCACTCGCCGCCTGCCTGGTGCTCTCCCGCACCCGCCTCGATGTGAACGGCGCCGTCCGCAAGCAACTCGGCGCACGCAAGGCGTCCTTCGCGCCCATGGACACGGCCACCGGTGAGACCGGCATGGAACACGGCGGGATCACCCCGCTCGGACTGCCCGCCGCCTGGCCGCTGCTCGTGGACTCCGCCGTGGTGGACCTGGAATGGGTGCTGGTCGGCAGTGGCAGCCGCAGGGGCAAGCTGATCGTTCCCGGGAAGACGTTCGCCGGGCTGCCGGGAGCGGTCGTCATCGAGGGCCTGGGCGGCTGA
- a CDS encoding CoA-binding protein has product MYADKDTIRRILTTTGDTWAVVGLSSNRGRAAYGVAGVLQRFGKRIVPVHPKAETVHGEQGYASLADIPFPVDVVDVFVNSDLAGAVADEAVAVGAKAVWFQLGVVDEAAYGRVREAGRDMVMDRCPAIEIPALGVPMG; this is encoded by the coding sequence ATGTACGCAGACAAGGACACCATCCGCAGGATCCTCACCACGACCGGCGACACCTGGGCGGTGGTGGGTCTGTCGAGCAACAGAGGGCGGGCGGCGTACGGCGTGGCAGGGGTGCTCCAGCGCTTCGGCAAGCGCATCGTGCCGGTCCATCCGAAGGCGGAGACGGTCCACGGCGAGCAGGGGTACGCGTCGCTCGCCGACATCCCGTTCCCGGTCGACGTCGTCGACGTCTTCGTCAACAGCGATCTGGCGGGTGCGGTCGCGGACGAGGCGGTGGCCGTCGGGGCCAAGGCCGTCTGGTTCCAGCTCGGGGTGGTCGACGAGGCGGCGTACGGGCGGGTCCGGGAGGCCGGCCGCGACATGGTCATGGACCGCTGCCCGGCCATAGAGATCCCCGCTCTGGGCGTACCGATGGGCTGA
- a CDS encoding YigZ family protein, with amino-acid sequence MQDQYRTVAREGVHETEINRSRFLCALAPAATEEEAQAFLARVRREHPGASHHCFAYVIGADASVQRAGDDGEPGGTAGVPMLQMLLRREVRYAVAVVTRYYGGVKLGAGGLIRAYGGAVGEALDTLGTIVRQRYRLATVTVDHQRAGKLENDLRATGRVVREVRYAESVTIGIGLPDAEVAGFRAWLADSTAGAASLELGAEAYGDI; translated from the coding sequence ATGCAGGACCAGTACCGGACAGTCGCCCGCGAGGGTGTGCACGAGACCGAGATCAACCGATCGCGCTTCCTCTGCGCACTGGCGCCCGCCGCGACCGAGGAGGAGGCGCAGGCCTTCCTCGCACGCGTCCGCAGGGAGCACCCCGGTGCGTCCCACCACTGCTTCGCGTACGTCATCGGCGCCGACGCCTCCGTGCAGCGGGCCGGCGACGACGGTGAGCCCGGCGGGACCGCCGGTGTGCCGATGCTCCAGATGCTGCTGCGACGCGAGGTGCGGTACGCCGTAGCCGTCGTCACCCGCTACTACGGCGGCGTGAAGCTGGGAGCCGGCGGGCTGATCCGGGCCTACGGCGGAGCCGTCGGTGAGGCCCTGGACACGCTGGGCACCATCGTCAGACAGCGCTACCGGCTGGCCACGGTCACCGTCGATCACCAGCGCGCGGGCAAGCTGGAGAACGACCTGCGGGCCACCGGCCGAGTCGTCCGCGAGGTCCGCTACGCGGAGTCGGTGACGATCGGGATCGGACTGCCCGACGCGGAGGTCGCGGGCTTCCGGGCCTGGCTCGCCGACAGCACGGCGGGGGCGGCGTCCCTGGAGCTCGGCGCCGAGGCCTACGGCGACATCTGA